The following are from one region of the Nostoc cf. commune SO-36 genome:
- a CDS encoding threonine aldolase family protein: MILLTSDTETKPTQAMRQAIATAEVGDEQKGEDPTVNQLQERVADLLGKEAALFFACGTICNFVSIKAHTRPADVVLVEQMAHIIRAESGGAAMTSGVLMEPIASDRGIFTVDALAQSLERVATAPYLYSAIPRLLCVEQTHNFGGGSVWRLNELREVCEFSRQKGLATHMDGARLLNAVVASQTTAKDFAACVDSVWIDFTKGLGAPIGAVLAGTREFIAEARRYKHIFGGAMRQAGIVAAGCLYALDHHVERLQEDHDNATYLAGRLSEIEGITVRDPKPETNIVFFDVSRLGLDKAMFLTLLQQHGVKMGAVGHSIRAVTHLDVSRADIDFALDAIFKVAKSSLHKIME, from the coding sequence ATGATTTTGCTCACAAGCGATACTGAAACAAAGCCAACACAGGCCATGCGGCAGGCGATCGCCACCGCCGAAGTTGGAGATGAGCAAAAAGGAGAAGATCCCACCGTTAACCAACTACAAGAAAGGGTGGCAGATTTACTAGGCAAAGAAGCCGCTCTTTTCTTTGCCTGTGGAACCATTTGCAACTTTGTGTCAATCAAAGCCCATACTCGCCCTGCTGATGTGGTGCTAGTAGAACAAATGGCACACATTATTCGAGCTGAATCCGGGGGTGCAGCGATGACTTCTGGTGTACTGATGGAACCGATTGCCAGCGATCGAGGAATTTTTACAGTCGATGCTCTAGCTCAATCGCTTGAAAGAGTCGCCACAGCTCCTTACCTTTACTCTGCAATTCCCCGCTTATTGTGTGTTGAGCAAACCCACAATTTTGGAGGGGGTTCGGTTTGGCGGCTCAATGAACTACGTGAGGTTTGCGAGTTCTCCCGTCAAAAAGGTTTAGCTACCCACATGGATGGGGCACGGCTTTTAAATGCAGTTGTTGCATCTCAAACCACAGCCAAGGATTTTGCTGCTTGTGTTGATTCTGTCTGGATTGACTTTACTAAAGGACTTGGCGCACCAATCGGTGCTGTTCTTGCGGGTACACGGGAGTTCATTGCTGAAGCACGTCGATATAAACACATTTTTGGTGGCGCAATGCGTCAAGCGGGCATTGTAGCCGCAGGTTGTCTCTATGCACTTGACCATCATGTTGAACGTCTACAAGAAGACCACGACAACGCCACTTATCTGGCAGGGCGACTGAGTGAAATCGAAGGAATTACAGTTCGAGATCCAAAACCTGAGACAAACATTGTTTTCTTTGATGTTTCCAGACTAGGACTCGATAAGGCTATGTTTCTCACTCTGTTACAGCAGCATGGTGTGAAAATGGGAGCCGTTGGTCATTCTATTCGGGCAGTCACTCATTTAGATGTTTCACGGGCTGATATCGATTTTGCGCTTGATGCTATTTTCAAAGTTGCGAAATCATCGTTGCACAAGATAATGGAGTAG
- a CDS encoding cupin domain-containing protein produces MQHVTETPLQKQAQSISLESELFGINTQNYQKFYCQRFLEATKLDYTMAGHPSSAFWVIDSIKVNESEKDTHFLFVSEGEVTLKSSNGEFLLRKNCFAAIPGNFSLDGSAQVLVATRLNYTGLFTIGGPIEPLGRLNYIDGCSSTVLINPLRRGEPCLNFLYVPPGVSQTPHTHPSLRIGLVAEGSGTCQVDEGTFKMEAGTVFCLPENKLHSFSAIDDSLRIIIYHPDSDVGPTDDSHTMLNNTFVGEKSAKVLDAIRTK; encoded by the coding sequence ATGCAACACGTAACCGAAACGCCACTACAAAAACAAGCCCAAAGCATTTCTCTGGAGTCCGAACTATTTGGTATTAATACACAAAACTATCAAAAGTTTTACTGTCAGCGATTCCTAGAAGCGACAAAACTTGATTACACGATGGCAGGTCATCCATCGAGTGCTTTTTGGGTTATCGATTCTATCAAAGTTAATGAGAGCGAAAAAGACACGCACTTTCTATTTGTTTCCGAGGGCGAAGTTACCCTCAAAAGCAGTAACGGAGAGTTCTTATTGCGAAAAAACTGCTTTGCCGCAATTCCAGGGAACTTTTCTTTAGATGGTTCAGCCCAAGTGTTAGTTGCAACGCGGCTCAACTACACTGGACTTTTCACAATTGGGGGGCCTATTGAACCATTAGGGCGATTGAATTATATTGATGGCTGCTCTTCAACGGTTTTGATTAATCCTTTAAGACGTGGAGAACCGTGCTTGAATTTCCTCTACGTTCCTCCAGGAGTATCGCAAACTCCTCATACCCATCCCTCATTGCGGATTGGGCTTGTCGCGGAAGGTAGTGGAACTTGTCAGGTGGACGAAGGAACGTTCAAAATGGAGGCGGGAACGGTCTTCTGTCTTCCAGAAAACAAGTTACATAGCTTTAGTGCGATCGATGATTCCTTAAGAATCATTATCTATCATCCAGATTCGGATGTAGGGCCAACTGATGATTCCCATACGATGCTGAATAATACTTTTGTGGGAGAAAAGTCAGCCAAAGTTCTGGATGCCATTAGAACAAAATAA
- a CDS encoding NAD(P)/FAD-dependent oxidoreductase has translation MKEILYLEVPTPDIETVRSWLQTDFEPGNGEKVLTSEGFRLTISSTTTTTGVALAENLPAELSVFVWSVQRTTYLKVFRWAEQPFPSEGQILQRLTKEIRSRFPHHYPEPPAIDLSQQSIFAALASAYPLTVKYFQKMPNGEYDLTRAYWWEQRWREGVINPQQPRQVVFSSQGSREQGENFSPLHPAPCSSAASSYDIIYIGGALGAIHAALMAKLGYKVLLVERMPFGRMNREWNISRDEIQSLVNLGLVTPAELETIIAREYKDGFNKFFDANNPAKLRSPVLHTPTVLNLGLDSEKWLQMCGQKLQAAGGDIWDETEFIRADIDISQVILKVKHLPSQIEKEVSGRLLIDAMGTASPIAWQLNGGRTFDSVCPTVGAAIESGFEPGVWDSQYGDVLYSHGDISRGRQLIWELFPGAGDELTIYLFHYHEVNAENPGSLLEMYEDFFTILPEYRRCDMDKLVWKKPTFGYIPGHFSVGSSDRTVAFDRLIAIGDAASLQSPLVFTGFGSLVRNLERLTTLLDTALKHDLLSFRHLNQIRAYQSNVSVTWLFSKGMMVPTGKFLPPQRINSMLNTFFGLLTDEPQEVADNFIKDRCDWLTFNRLALKAASKNPALLLWIWELAGPRDLLRWLGSYFNFGRHALVSALLSPWFPHFLNRVGFWLEPRNPPLWLWLLAINYAIATGKPRSRAQVAKANSEAIIPKSEVRISH, from the coding sequence ATGAAAGAAATCCTTTATTTAGAAGTTCCAACTCCAGATATAGAAACTGTGCGTAGCTGGTTACAAACAGATTTTGAACCTGGAAATGGAGAAAAAGTGCTTACCTCCGAAGGCTTTCGCCTCACAATTTCCAGTACTACTACAACTACTGGTGTGGCTCTTGCGGAAAACTTGCCTGCGGAACTTTCGGTATTTGTCTGGTCGGTGCAACGAACCACCTATCTAAAAGTGTTTCGTTGGGCAGAACAACCCTTTCCCAGTGAGGGACAAATCCTGCAACGCCTAACCAAGGAAATCAGAAGCCGTTTTCCGCATCATTACCCAGAACCACCAGCAATTGATTTATCCCAGCAATCAATTTTTGCCGCGCTAGCCTCTGCTTACCCCCTCACCGTCAAATATTTTCAGAAAATGCCCAACGGTGAATATGACCTCACGCGTGCCTATTGGTGGGAACAGCGATGGCGTGAAGGGGTAATAAATCCGCAGCAGCCGCGTCAAGTGGTGTTTTCTAGTCAAGGGAGCAGGGAGCAGGGGGAAAATTTCTCTCCTCTGCACCCTGCACCCTGCTCCTCTGCCGCTTCCTCCTATGACATCATCTACATCGGTGGCGCACTAGGTGCAATCCATGCAGCACTGATGGCAAAACTCGGATATAAAGTCCTGCTGGTGGAACGAATGCCCTTTGGCCGGATGAACCGAGAATGGAATATTTCGCGCGACGAGATTCAAAGCTTAGTTAACCTGGGTTTAGTCACCCCCGCTGAGTTAGAAACCATCATTGCCAGGGAATACAAAGACGGATTCAATAAGTTTTTTGATGCTAATAATCCAGCCAAACTGCGATCGCCAGTCCTGCACACACCGACAGTCCTAAATTTAGGTTTAGATTCCGAAAAATGGCTGCAAATGTGTGGGCAAAAACTGCAAGCGGCAGGCGGTGATATCTGGGATGAAACAGAATTTATCCGTGCAGATATTGATATATCACAAGTTATTTTGAAAGTCAAGCACTTACCCAGTCAAATTGAGAAAGAAGTAAGTGGACGGCTGCTAATCGATGCAATGGGAACTGCGTCGCCCATCGCTTGGCAATTAAATGGTGGTCGTACTTTTGATAGTGTCTGTCCGACAGTGGGAGCGGCAATTGAGAGCGGATTTGAGCCTGGGGTATGGGATTCCCAATATGGGGACGTTCTTTACAGTCATGGGGATATTTCGCGGGGAAGGCAGTTGATTTGGGAATTGTTTCCGGGAGCAGGTGATGAACTGACGATTTATTTATTTCATTACCACGAAGTCAACGCTGAAAATCCTGGTTCCTTGCTAGAGATGTACGAGGACTTTTTCACGATTTTGCCAGAGTATCGCAGGTGCGATATGGACAAATTGGTGTGGAAAAAGCCGACATTTGGGTATATACCGGGACATTTTAGTGTCGGAAGTAGCGATCGCACAGTTGCCTTTGATCGATTGATTGCGATCGGTGATGCGGCATCACTCCAGTCTCCCCTCGTTTTCACCGGTTTTGGTTCCCTAGTTCGCAACTTAGAGCGCTTAACAACATTGTTAGATACTGCACTCAAACATGACTTGTTGAGTTTTCGACATTTGAACCAAATTCGCGCCTATCAAAGCAACGTTTCAGTGACTTGGCTATTTTCCAAAGGGATGATGGTTCCCACGGGAAAATTCTTACCACCCCAGCGCATTAACTCCATGCTCAACACCTTCTTTGGACTGTTAACAGATGAACCCCAAGAAGTAGCAGATAACTTTATCAAAGATCGGTGTGATTGGTTAACCTTTAACCGCCTAGCACTCAAAGCCGCTAGTAAAAATCCCGCCTTACTTTTATGGATTTGGGAACTGGCCGGGCCAAGAGATTTGCTGAGATGGCTTGGTAGTTATTTCAACTTCGGTCGTCATGCCCTAGTTAGCGCTTTGTTGAGTCCGTGGTTCCCGCACTTCTTAAACCGGGTAGGTTTTTGGCTGGAACCCCGGAATCCGCCATTGTGGTTGTGGTTATTAGCGATTAATTATGCGATCGCCACAGGCAAACCGCGATCGCGCGCTCAAGTAGCAAAAGCCAACTCAGAAGCCATAATTCCCAAGTCAGAAGTAAGAATTAGTCATTAG
- a CDS encoding 3'-5' exoribonuclease encodes MTIEIYVSTDIEADGPIPGPHSMLSLASAAYTADKKLVGTFTANLETLPGAQGHPKTMKWWSEQPDAWEASRANPQPPVEAMQSYHSWLVALPGKPIFVGYPAAFDFMFVYWYLINFVGDSPFKFSALDIRSYAMAFLKQNYSESGKDSLPTAWLENLPLAHIALDDAIQQGKLFCNLLQANLER; translated from the coding sequence GTGACAATCGAAATCTACGTCAGCACTGATATAGAAGCGGATGGCCCTATCCCTGGGCCCCACTCCATGCTTAGTCTTGCCTCAGCTGCGTATACCGCAGACAAAAAATTAGTTGGAACTTTTACAGCTAATTTAGAAACCTTGCCAGGGGCACAAGGACACCCCAAAACCATGAAATGGTGGTCAGAACAGCCAGATGCCTGGGAAGCGAGTCGAGCCAACCCACAGCCCCCTGTGGAAGCCATGCAGTCTTACCACTCCTGGCTTGTGGCGTTACCAGGTAAACCAATCTTTGTTGGCTATCCAGCCGCCTTTGATTTTATGTTTGTCTACTGGTACTTGATAAACTTTGTCGGCGATAGCCCATTTAAATTCTCGGCATTGGATATTCGCTCCTATGCGATGGCATTCTTGAAACAAAACTACAGTGAATCTGGCAAAGATAGTCTGCCTACTGCATGGTTAGAAAATCTTCCCTTGGCGCACATTGCCTTGGATGATGCCATTCAGCAAGGGAAGTTATTCTGCAATCTGTTGCAAGCGAACCTAGAGCGTTAA